The proteins below are encoded in one region of Belonocnema kinseyi isolate 2016_QV_RU_SX_M_011 chromosome 5, B_treatae_v1, whole genome shotgun sequence:
- the LOC117172445 gene encoding uncharacterized protein LOC117172445, producing MMKMKFKSEATPLVQTFVILSLINFSNGYIECYKCPIEATKTQEYIDCPSFDRSPIFKVQCFTSTFCEKKITHLTITNGTTITRVVHRGCAPQNEQQHHLRDREWVIRDNIKRYIYEPGCSKGIDKNSPTGPATYCRCTTHYCNGVSPKDIVQSLHISLVAIFILYLL from the exons atgatgaaaatgaaatttaagagCGAAGCAACACCTCTGGTCCAGACCTTCGTCATCCTATCGT TGATTAATTTCTCCAATGGATATATCGAATGCTACAAATGTCCAATAGAAGCAACAAAAACTCAAGAATACATAGACTGTCCATCTTTTGATAGAAGTCCCATATTTAAAGTTCAATGCTTCACGTCGACTTTTTGCGAAAAGAAAATAACGCACCTCACAATAACAAATGGaa cAACAATAACAAGAGTCGTTCATCGTGGCTGTGCTCCACAAAATGAGCAACAACATCATCTTCGCGATAGAGAATGGGTGATTAGAGAcaatataaaaagatatatttatgaGCCAGGTTGTTCCAAAGGCATAGATAAAAATTCGCCAACCGGTCCAGCAACCTACTGTCGCTGCACAACTCACTACTGCAATGGAGTGTCGCCAAAAGATATTGTACAATCACTGCATATAAGTCTCGTggctatatttattttatatttattatga